In Toxoplasma gondii ME49 chromosome VIII, whole genome shotgun sequence, a single genomic region encodes these proteins:
- a CDS encoding PDI family protein (encoded by transcript TGME49_232410), translating to MSQPVFASPLNVEKRRLNEERALMQAQKAGGEGVNIQLPPNYGDMDLILFPEGSLKNSNNTVIPQSHLKGKSVALYFADGADPKCASLLPFLLNYYRTMNEGGANQKIEIIFVSLDRDREAFESHRAHMPWLSIDLENPLTEILKRHFRVMKEYEVPTYGYGSRTGVPSVIVIGSDGREAQFLPICSGLEEGDRALLRWDWRNTKFASDQFHVRPTLLEQ from the exons ATGTCGCAACCTGTGTTCGCGTCTCCACTGAACGTGGAAAAGAGGAGGCTTAATGAAGAGCGGGCTTTGATGCAGGCCCAGAAGGCAGGCGGTGAAGGTGTGAACATTCAATTGCCACCCAACTACGGAGATATGG ACCTCATCCTTTTCCCGGAGGGCAGCCTGAAGAATTCGAACAACACGGTCATTCCTCAGTCCCACTTGAAGGGAAAATCCGTGGCTCTTTACTTCGCTGATGGTGCCGACCCGAAgtgcgcgtctctcctcccctttctGCTCAAC TATTACCGGACGATGAATGAGGGCGGCGCCAACCAGAAGATAGAGATCATTTTTGTTAGTTTGGATCGAGATCGCGAGGCTTTTGAGAGTCATCGAGCGCACATGCCGTGGCTCAGCATCGACTTGGAAAATCCTTTGACAGAGATCTTAAAGCGTCATTTTCGAGTCATGAAGGAATATGAGGTGCCTACGTATGGATACGGCAGCAGGACTGGCGTCCCGAGTGTCATCGTGATTGGCAGTGACGGGCGTGAAGCCCAGTTCCTCCCTATCTGCAGCGGcctcgaggaaggcgacagagctcttcttcgctgggACTGGAGAAACACGAAGTTCGCCTCTGACCAGTTCCACGTTCGCCCAACCCTTTTAGAGCAGTAG
- a CDS encoding hypothetical protein (encoded by transcript TGME49_232420) → MERCVAAPTVITRVYNNPGEVVTAGSIGSVEKAEGNSSRSLTDVTSHSGPDNRTRQGRISVFMNQTNPNSAETIPGADTSELTETHTPELFGNKEKGHPASNKNDTVWQVNDVIENILLEEAQSVRLSNDWRLIEDSWRMVELFQSQPSEYLSSGFHLKLDETGRLIATTRLPFWKVDLAGTMRSFATVAMRQQLGLNLPRSRPFRINAGKGVIEIGYSPFPQRAAVSVGYRDTKVTVSAGKPQMIRIPVNNTKTRFDTVPIGGKNISVDVKSNTTKIKTIYDADEKVYGQQVALGDTNVSVLHGFEGTASAPTNVTVSYQDSGISLEFDPLQTEYGMSLMVPKGRFEASLDSDARRNHLRGQLDEFTVLWENDLKDAQSQAVSARVEVENAKAGTSVSAGADRNDNREVGGNAGFKAKDMDIGLGFQDDRLEGSVTLGTIKYKIQLRDGLPDFILVS, encoded by the exons ATGGAGAGATGCGTTGCGGCGCCTACCGTGATCACGAGAGTATACAACAATCCTGGGGAAGTTGTTACTGCAGGTAGCATCGGCAGTGtggaaaaggcagaaggaaacagtTCGCGCAGTCTGACTGACGTCACCAGTCACAGTGGGCCCGATAACAGGACAAGACAAGGACGGATATCGGTTTTCATGAATCAAACAAACCCGAATTCGGCTGAAACAATTCCGGGAGCGGACACTTCAGAACTCACAGAGACACATACGCCGGAACTGTTcggaaacaaagagaaggggCATCCTGCCTCCAACAAAAATGACACCGTTTGGCAAGTAAATGATGTGATAGAGAACATCCTCTTGGAAGAAGCTCAGTCCGTCCGACTCAGCAACGACTGGAGGCTGATTGAAGACTCCTGGCGAATGGTCGAGCTTTTTCAGAGTCAACCTTCCGAGTATCTCTCCAGTGGCTTTCATTTGAAGCTTGACGAGACGGGACGCCTCATTGCAACG ACCAGGTTACCCTTTTGGAAGGTTGACCTTGCTGGCACCATGAGAAGCTTTGCGACGGTGGCTATGAGGCAGCAGCTTGGTCTGAATCTGCCACGTTCTCGGCCATTTCGAATCAATGCAGGGAAAGGTGTCATAGAAATAGGCTACTCACCCTTTCCTCAGCGGGCCGCAGTTTCCGTTGGATATCGAGATACCAAGGTTACAGTGTCTGCAGGGAAACCCCAGATGATCCGCATTCCTGTTAACAACACCAAAACCAGATTTGATACG GTACCAATCGGCGGAAAGAATATTTCTGTTGACGTGAAGTCAAACACCACAAAAATCAAGACCATAtacgacgcagacgaaaaagtGTATGGCCAACAAGTAGCACTCGGAGACACGAACGTCAGTGTTCTTCACGGCTTCGAAGGGACTGCTTCAGCACCCACAAATGTGACGGTTTCGTACCAGGACTCTGGGATATCATTGGAATTCGATCCCCTCCAAACTGAGTATGGCATGTCGCTTATGGTTCCGAAGGGGCGTTTTGAAGCGTCGCTGGATTCAGATGCACGTCGAAATCACTTGAGAG GCCAGCTGGACGAGTTTACGGTGCTGTGGGAAAACGACTTGAAGGACGCCCAAAGCCAGGCAGTATCAGCCCGAGTAGAGGTCGAAAACGCGAAAGCCGGcacctctgtttctgctggAGCAGATCGGAACGATAACCGTGAGGTGGGAGGAAATGCCGGTTTCAAGGCGAAGGACATGGACATCGGGTTGGGTTTCCAAGACGACCGGCTGGAAGGATCTGTGACGCTCGGCACAATAAAGTACAAGATTCAGCTGCGGGATGGCTTGCCAGACTTCATCCTTGTCAGTTAG
- a CDS encoding PAN domain-containing protein (encoded by transcript TGME49_232400) → MEIKDFFMCIFLHLDLFRPSLFPLSSLRKFPRNVISLFATSSAHRRDAATSAAVCGVRFESPVALCPLSFSPFSNMVSKRVQTALAVLLPGLLLAKSGVQRVDAQVDAEDLLRLNIPNDCPVQQEQTNFQMAEFTGVPFNATCQRYCAEHPECAAFTYHADSRRCVLHSRTGNLAEKATARFSRKRCPTCLLDNFNVADTEDDYLVIAMTVQGCASECRTRGCNFYVYDKESKKCHFKRHRDGIQSAIRPQQGLQVGFHNCRNTDSWCFAPNHTLQGETLKTTTASGPLHCSEICLNHAGCAAFSFDVGSKACHLKPASAFDHVAPQNGSFFGPPGCGLPQACETQGKRRAGDFLMSFSPNSIKTNKGCQRRCQENHRCFHYSFGPEGCFLHGLGSVAEDVEGYISGDTNCGI, encoded by the coding sequence ATGGAGATAAAAGACTTTTTCATGTGCATCTTTCTCCATCTGGACTTGTTCCGGCCGagcctcttccctctttcttccctacGCAAATTTCCCCGCAACGTCATTTCCCTGTTCGCCACCTCGAGTGCCCACCGGCGGGACGCAGCCACAAGCGCAGCAGTCTGCGGTGTTCGGTTCGAGAGCCCTGTTGCTTTGTGTCCGTTATccttttcccccttttcAAACATGGTTTCCAAGCGTGTTCAAACCGCACTAGCGGTTCTTCTTCCAGGGCTTCTGCTGGCCAAGAGCGGTGTGCAGCGCGTCGATGCGCAGGTCGATGCTGAAGACCTGCTGAGACTCAACATCCCGAATGACTGCCCAGTCCAGCAAGAGCAAACAAATTTCCAAATGGCAGAGTTCACCGGAGTGCCCTTCAACGCGACTTGCCAGAGATACTGCGCGGAGCATCCCGAATGTGCAGCGTTCACCTACCACGCGGACAGCAGACGTTGCGTGCTGCACTCGCGAACGGGCAATCTGGCCGAGAAGGCAACTGCCCGCTTTTCCCGTAAGCGATGCCCGACTTGTTTGCTCGATAACTTTAATGTGGCTGACACGGAAGACGACTATCTCGTCATTGCGATGACCGTGCAGGGGTGCGCCTCGGAGTGCCGCACGAGGGGGTGCAACTTCTACGTCTACGATAAGGAGTCGAAGAAGTGCCACTTCAAGCGCCACCGCGACGGCATCCAGTCCGCAATCCGCCCCCAACAGGGGTTACAGGTGGGCTTTCACAACTGCCGAAACACGGACTCCTGGTGCTTTGCACCCAACCACACGCTCCAGGGTGAGACCCTGAAGACGACCACCGCCAGCGGCCCCTTGCACTGCAGCGAAATTTGCCTGAACCATGCAGGCTGCGCAGCTTTCTCGTTCGACGTAGGTTCCAAAGCGTGTCATCTCAAGCCCGCCAGTGCGTTTGATCACGTCGCACCGCAGAACGGGTCGTTCTTCGGACCCCCTGGCTGCGGCCTGCCTCAGGCGTGTGAAACCCAGGGTAAGAGACGCGCCGGAGATTTCCTCATGTCCTTCTCCCCCAACTCCATCAAGACCAATAAGGGCTGCCAAAGGAGGTGCCAGGAAAACCACCGATGCTTCCATTACAGCTTCGGCCCCGAAGGCTGCTTCCTACACGGTCTCGGTTCCGTCGCTGAGGACGTCGAGGGATACATCTCTGGCGACACGAACTGTGGCATATAA
- a CDS encoding hypothetical protein (encoded by transcript TGME49_232430), which produces MDGNDFRSASSDACSADLRNDLSSVHTPERGTLQTGARAATSLSHERQASPKPVSSYRRETPLKAASPLRREPCAKCHQLQQLKETASMLFDTLERDSSRSMASDRHRLQETMEQLQPKADAIRKLVEEAEEMREHARDCRRKRQQNLHLIERLKEEDKAIDNELQELPAKLQSLDVFREEERASLEAARAEYRLVQKQNEYALLAWEEKIRVYEKALGIRIHQDDAGGPTIIRFSGLFPGASKRSVAPGEESVQEENADKGECFFAFQLDAHGAVSDAHCWPPVDIFEDVMEAFGRAEISLPIVVACMRRSFKEWRKPCVAPTAQSRLPMRREPALRGVVDKQKDNPAFSDDRPVTKAVSSSQRGATPPERTWQTGSYVAGNDRQVTAFTGARVQKQPEARKMKDAADRTSLFVFGSGNKEFETVQRRWQN; this is translated from the exons ATGGACGGAAACGATTTCAGATCCGCCAGCAGCGATGCCTGCTCTGCGGATCTCCGCAACGACCTCTCGAGTGTACACACACCTGAGCGTGGGACGTTGCAGACAGGAGCCAGGGCGGCAACCAGCCTGTCGCacgagagacaggcgtcACCGAAACCTGTGTCGTCGtacagaagagaaactccCCTAAAAGCGGCATCTCCGTTGAGAAGAGAGCCTTGCGCAAAGTGCCATCAACTGCAGCAGTTGAAAGAGACGGCCAGTATGCTGTTCGATACATTAGAGAGGGATAGCAGTCGGTCGATGGCCAGCGACAGACACCGGTTACAGGAGACCATGGAGCAGCTCCAGCCGAAAGCAg ATGCAATCCGCAAGCTCgtcgaggaggcagaggagatgCGAGAACATGCCAGAGACTGCCGAAGAA AACGCCAGCAGAATCTTCATCTCATCGAGCGactgaaagaagaagacaag gCAATTGACAACGAACTTCAGGAGCTACCAGCGAAGCTGCAGAGTCTGGACGTCTtccgggaagaagagagagcgtcTCTCGAAGCCGCCAGAGCAG agTACAGACTTGTTCAAAAGCAAAATGAATACGCTTTACTCGCGTGGGAAGAAAAGATTCGTGTCTACGAGAAGGCGCTTGGCATTCGGATTCATCAGGACGACG CCGGCGGTCCCACGATCATTCGCTTTTCTGGCTTATTCCCTGGAGCTTCGAAGCGCAGCGTTGCACCCGGAGAAGAATCCGttcaagaagagaacgcggacAAGGGCGAGtgtttctttgctttccagCTCGACGCCCACGGCGCTGTCTCAG ATGCGCATTGTTGGCCGCCTGTGGATATATTCGAAGATGTCATGGAAGCGTTTGGCCGAGCCGAGATTTCTCTCCCCATCGTGGTTGCATGTATGCGACGAAGTTTCAAAGAATGGCGGAAGCCCTGCGTTGCTCCCACCGCGCAGTCACGGTTGCCTATGCGGCGGGAGCCGGCCTTGAGAGGAGTGGTAGATAAACAGAAGGACAATCCGGCCTTCTCAGACGACCGCCCGGTCACTAAAGCAGTTTCTTCGAGTCAGAGAGGAGCAACACCCCCGGAACGAACCTGGCAAACCGGTTCCTATGTGGCTGGGAATGACAGGCAGGTTACCGCGTTTACAGGGGCTCGGGTGCAGAAGCAGCCAGAGGCAAGGAAGATGAAAGACGCAGCGGATCGcacgtctctctttgttttcggGTCGGGTAACAAAGAATTCGAAACAGTCCAGCGAAGATGGCAGAACTAG
- a CDS encoding 18S rRNA biogenesis protein RCL1 protein (encoded by transcript TGME49_232390), which translates to MKHLCYEGSAFLRQRLLLSTLTGQPVRISQIRASASGLSLPGLRPHEASLLRLLCKVTVGTRVHIDATGTVLTYVPGQLLGSDEASPDRLAHTCHPGRGLSYYLEVLLLLAPFCKNPLSISLSGVTDGSSVDPPVDLTRAVTVPTLQRLLALVGSRGGAGGSSPLSLEVKILRRGFPPAGGGEVSVHCSGVLAGPLHPFALVDVGRVKRVRGVAFAENVSPLLARRCINRVRHVFNAFLPDVWVYLDVKKKTAKEAEKAAKQEKRRGVGVALVAETITGNVRGAFSCETFHESDGDKGAEAGDCADADASRATGNCKLTRLLEKEARENAQREQSADGSEELGQSEKMGQDAARRLLLEIMQGGVVDTHHQYMALLFAAAAEEHQPCKLRLSRLTPYTTQFLRHLRDFLGVTFHFEETNADTPEVLLRCVGVGLRNTARKTF; encoded by the exons ATGAAGCACCTGTGCTACGAAGGCAGCGCGTTTCTGCGCCAGCGTCTACTGCTATCGACGCTGACGGGTCAGCCAGTGCGAATTTCGCAGATTCGAGCCTCGGCTTCTGGTCTGTCGCTGCCTGGCTTGCGACCCCACGAGgcttcgctgcttcgccttctgtgtAAAGTAACTGTGGGGACGCGAGTGCACATCGATGCGACGGGGACGGTGCTGACGTACGTCCCCGGTCAGTTGCTTGGCAGCGACGAGGCGAGTCCAGACCGTCTCGCGCATACATGTCACCCTGGTCGTGGTCTCTCGTACTACCTCGAagtgctgctgcttcttgcGCCCTTCTGCAAGAATCCACTCTCGATTTCGCTCTCGGGCGTGACCGACGGCTCCTCCGTCGACCCCCCCGTCGACCTCACGCGCGCCGTCACTGTCCCTACACTCCAGCGCCTCCTCGCACTCGTCGGTTCCCGAGGCGGAGCCGGCGGctcgtctccactctctctcgAAGTCAAAATTCTCCGGCGCGGCTTCCCACCCGCGGGCGGCGGCGAGGTGTCTGTCCACTGCTCGGGGGTCCTCGCGGGGCCGTTGCATCCCTTTGCCCTGGTCGACGTGGGGCGCGTGAAGCGGGTGCgcggcgtcgccttcgccgagAACGTCAGTCCGCTCCTCGCTCGTCGCTGCATCAACCGCGTTCGCCATGTCTTCAACGCCTTTCTCCCCGATGTCTGGGTGTATCTTGACGTCAAGAAGAAAACCGCGAAGGAGGCCGAGAAAGCcgcgaagcaggagaagcggCGCGGAGTGGGCGTCGCCCTCGTGGCGGAGACGATCACCGGCAACGTGAGGGGGGCCTTCAGCTGCGAGACCTTCCacgagagcgacggagacaaaggcgcCGAAGCAGGCGActgcgcagacgcagacgcgtcGAGAGCCACGGGGAACTGCAAGCTGACGCGACTtttggagaaagaagcgcgggagaacgcgcagagagaacagagcgcAGACGGAAGCGAGGAGCTCGGCCAGTCCGAGAAAATGGGTCAAGACGCCGCGCGCCGGCTGCTCCTCGAAATCATGCAGGGCGGCGTCGTCGACACACACCACCAATACATGgcgctcctcttcgctgcggCGGCGGAGGAACACCAGCCCTGCAAG CTGAGACTGTCGCGACTGACACCGTACACGACGCAGTTCCTGCGACACTTGAGAGATTTTCTTGGTGTCACGTTCCACttcgaggagacgaacgccGACACCCCCGAGGTTCTTCTTAGATGCGTTGGAGTCGGTTTGAGGAATACTGCCAGAAAAACTTTTTAA